From a region of the Etheostoma cragini isolate CJK2018 chromosome 20, CSU_Ecrag_1.0, whole genome shotgun sequence genome:
- the impg1b gene encoding interphotoreceptor matrix proteoglycan 1 isoform X3 has product MILKSGLFFTLCLFTLQASRIKDLHDHGFSGLRDVKYRHFLEASRPIRHTTTVRAEQDGHRTKRSALLTTGVKVCPQETVKTVISSHRAYYKLRVCQEAIWEAFRIFLDRVPNSEEYRAWLHTCQHENLCMDDLAQNFSSSQEHLDLVAIRVAEQAEIEGVITGTTESGRDCTWTPAPFLLPTEADVIPEDPNMIKENYEEYIVEFRVTIVDPVFNKLLSNAGAVQFQEITRELTNKIIRVFEKVPGFKEIRVLGFRSEDVSVRYAVVFNGETELNDDPEGLEEPETDEDVNAPKLKHIIVKAFKQEPSLDIQTLSFEAVTTIYSVSELGLNPVKGVVSKDDTTQAPTADNIFLPTVAVIENSLEASSIKPETHTFMPFIPNIFPESTPAIIDETPLMSSAEEESTEDSAEEPGDITSGTNLETITEQGEEAEPEVEEIPPTEPHDEVGEAEPEEQVTDEPKPAGGVTEEQPEQQNEDLPLATPDFQPEEVNTDTHVEVNLDLPESTDPTETSIIDAAVTIATSSPHEDFVQGIEPEKDVESLAPPAESGEAPEDRDDSSGGHSGATSVSTDLPPENSNIQEDGVSSQNRTEEDVTEPLEEESGSGFPSESDEGPYESTAAPAMRQASTPLMTAVDKGKELVVFFSLRVTNMMFSDDLFNKSSPEYKSLENTFLELTQHSGSRNSPKPGASSKSGPGRKTTLASIPLLPYLQSNLTGFKQLEILNFRNGSVVVNSKMKLDKPVPYNLTEAVHCVLEDFCSAASKRLDIEIDSRSLEVEPADHADPCKFLACNEFSRCVVNSWTEEAECLCDPGYRIVDGLPCQSTCTLQPDYCLNEGLCEIIPGHGATCRCPAGKYWHYHGERCNELVLMPLDPTIIMTCLVGSLCFVCAIIGILFFINKKCIRIHKAVALVHTLAPYAFENTLRVNPVFENDDGVLSQVSTLPCPSSSASSQSQQSEQEHFASVENIHLSIEIPRQLYTTRSETLVSEIVDFHHCIPHNELYDVCKDVATAK; this is encoded by the exons ACCTTCATGACCACGGTTTTTCTGGACTCAGGGATGTGAAGTACCGACACTTTCTAGAAGCCTCCAGACCTATCAGACACACCACAACTGTCAGAGCAGAGCAGGACGGACATCGGACGAAGAGGTCGGCGCTGCTCACCACGGGGGTCAAGGTGTGTCCCCAGGAGACGGTGAAAACAGTCATCAGCAGCCATCGGGCCTATTACAAGCTCAGAG TTTGTCAGGAAGCGATCTGGGAAGCGTTTCGGATCTTCTTGGACAGAGTCCCAAACTCAGAGGAGTACAGAGCCTGGCTTCACACCTGCCAGCATGAAAACCTCTGCATGGATGACCTGGCCCAGAACTTCAGCAGTTCTCAAGAGCATCTGGACCTGGTGGCCATA agAGTAGCTGAGCAAGCTGAAATTGAAGG cgTTATCACTGGAACCACTGAGTCAGGAAGGGATT GCACATGGACACCAGCACCTTTTCTGCTACCAACTGAGGCTGACGTG ATCCCAGAAGACCCCAACATGATCAAAGAGAACTATGAGGAGTATATTGTTGAGTTTAGAGTCACCATCGTGGACCCGGTATTCAACAAACTGCTCAGTAACGCAGGGGCCGTGCAGTTCCAAGAGATCACACGAGAGCTCACAAACAAG atAATTCGTGTTTTTGAAAAAGTTCCAGGATTCAAAGAGATTCGTGTTCTAGGATTTCG CTCAGaggatgtgtctgtgcgttATGCCGTGGTCTTTAATGGAGAAACAGAGCTCAACGATGACCCTGAGGGTCTTGAAGAGCCTGAAACAGACGAGGATGTCAATGCTCCTAAACTGAAACACATCATTGTAAAGGCCTTCAAACAGGAACCGTCACTggacatacagacactcagcTTTGAGGCTG TAACCACAATTTATTCAGTTTCGGAGCTCGGCCTGAACCCTGTTAAGGGCGTTGTATCTAAGGACGACACCACACAGGCGCCGACAGCGGACAACATTTTCCTCCCTACTGTGGCAGTGATAGAAAACTCTTTGGAAGCTTCTTCAATCaaaccagaaacacacacctttATGCCTTTCATTCCAAACATCTTCCCAGAAAGCACTCCAGCCATCATCGATGAGACTCCATTAATGTCATCAGCAGAGGAGGAATCCACAGAAGATTCTGCTGAGGAGCCCGGTGACATAACATCAGGTACAAATCTGGAAACTATCACAGAGCAGGGAGAGGAAGCAGAGCCAGAGGTGGAGGAGATACCACCAACTGAGCCTCATGACGAAGTTGGTGAGGCTGAACCTGAGGAACAGGTGACAGACG aacCCAAACCTGCTGGTGGGGTCACCGAGGAACAACCAGAGCAACAGAATGAGGACCTTCCCTTAGCAACTCCAGACTTTCAACCAGAAGAAGTAAATACTGATACACATGTGGAGGTTAACCTGGACCTGCCAGAGTCTACAGATCCCACAGAGACATCTATCATAGACGCAGCAGTCACAATCGCTACATCGTCACCTCATGAGGATTTTGTCCAAGGCATTGAACCAGAAAAAGACGTAGAGTCTTTGGCACCCCCTGCAGAGAGCGGCGAAGCCCCCGAGGACAGAGATGATTCCAGTGGAGGTCACAGTGGAGCGACCTCGGTCTCAACAGACCTGCCTCCTGAGAACTCAAACATTCAAGAGGATGGAGTGTCAAGTCAGAACAGGACAGAGGAGGATGTGACTGAACCTCTGGAAGAAGAGAGCGGTAGTGGATTCCCCTCAGAGTCTGACGAAGGCCCGTACGAATCCACGGCGGCCCCGGCCATGAGACAAGCCAGCACCCCTCTGATGACCGCAGTGGATAAGGGCAAAGAGTTAGTGGTTTTCTTTAGCTTGAGGGTCACTAACATGATGTTTTCTGATGACCTGTTCAACAAGAGCTCCCCAGAGTATAAATCGTTGGAGAATACCTTCCTTGAGCTG ACACAGCACTCTGGGTCCAGAAACTCGCCAAAACCTGGAGCTTCCAGTAAATCTGGGCCTGGGAGAAAGACGACCTTAGCCTCCATACcg CTTCTGCCATATCTGCAATCCAACTTGACTGGATTCAAGCAGCTGGAAATTCTCAACTTCAGGAATGGCAGCGTTGTAGTGAACAGCAAGATGAAACTGGACAAACCGGTACCTTACAATCTCACGGAAGCGGTTCACTGTGTGCTCGAAGACTTCTGCAGCGCGGCATCTAAACGGCTCGACATCGAGATTGACAGTCGCTCCCTGGAAGTTGAACCAG CTGACCATGCAGACCCCTGTAAGTTCCTGGCCTGCAACGAGTTTTCACGCTGCGTGGTAAACAGTTGGACCGAAGAGGCGGAGTGTCTCTGTGATCCGGGCTACAGGATCGTGGATGGCCTGCCGTGTCAGAGCACCTGCACTTTGCAGCCAGACTACTGTCTGAATGAAGGCCTGTGTGAAATAATCCCAGGGCATGGAGCCACCTGCAG ATGCCCTGCAGGTAAATACTGGCACTACCACGGCGAGCGCTGCAATGAGCTGGTGTTGATGCCATTAGACCCTACGATAATTATGACCTGCCTCGTGGGAAGTCTCTGCTTTGTTTGTGCCATCattggcattttgttttttatcaacaAGAAATGTATAAGGATCCATAAGGCTGTAGCTTTGGT GCACACCCTTGCTCCCTATGCCTTTGAGAATACTTTGAGGGTGAACCCCGTATTTGAGAATGATGATGGTGTCTTAAGTCAAGTGTCCACATTGCCATGTCCTTCAAGTTCTGCTTCTTCCCAATCCCAACAGTCTGAGCAAGAACATTTTGCCTCAGTTGAAAACATACATCTGAGTATTGAG ATCCCCAGACAACTCTACACAACCAGATCAGAAACGTTAGTCTCAGAAATCGTGGACTTCCATCACTGTATACCACACAATGAG cTCTATGACGTGTGCAAAG ACGTGGCGACCGCCAAATGA
- the impg1b gene encoding interphotoreceptor matrix proteoglycan 1 isoform X4 has product MILKSGLFFTLCLFTLQASRIKDLHDHGFSGLRDVKYRHFLEASRPIRHTTTVRAEQDGHRTKRSALLTTGVKVCPQETVKTVISSHRAYYKLRVCQEAIWEAFRIFLDRVPNSEEYRAWLHTCQHENLCMDDLAQNFSSSQEHLDLVAIRVAEQAEIEGVITGTTESGRDCTWTPAPFLLPTEADVIPEDPNMIKENYEEYIVEFRVTIVDPVFNKLLSNAGAVQFQEITRELTNKIIRVFEKVPGFKEIRVLGFRSEDVSVRYAVVFNGETELNDDPEGLEEPETDEDVNAPKLKHIIVKAFKQEPSLDIQTLSFEAVTTIYSVSELGLNPVKGVVSKDDTTQAPTADNIFLPTVAVIENSLEASSIKPETHTFMPFIPNIFPESTPAIIDETPLMSSAEEESTEDSAEEPGDITSGTNLETITEQGEEAEPEVEEIPPTEPHDEVGEAEPEEQVTDEPKPAGGVTEEQPEQQNEDLPLATPDFQPEEVNTDTHVEVNLDLPESTDPTETSIIDAAVTIATSSPHEDFVQGIEPEKDVESLAPPAESGEAPEDRDDSSGGHSGATSVSTDLPPENSNIQEDGVSSQNRTEEDVTEPLEEESGSGFPSESDEGPYESTAAPAMRQASTPLMTAVDKGKELVVFFSLRVTNMMFSDDLFNKSSPEYKSLENTFLELLLPYLQSNLTGFKQLEILNFRNGSVVVNSKMKLDKPVPYNLTEAVHCVLEDFCSAASKRLDIEIDSRSLEVEPADHADPCKFLACNEFSRCVVNSWTEEAECLCDPGYRIVDGLPCQSTCTLQPDYCLNEGLCEIIPGHGATCRCPAGKYWHYHGERCNELVLMPLDPTIIMTCLVGSLCFVCAIIGILFFINKKCIRIHKAVALVHTLAPYAFENTLRVNPVFENDDGVLSQVSTLPCPSSSASSQSQQSEQEHFASVENIHLSIEIPRQLYTTRSETLVSEIVDFHHCIPHNETWRPPNEYRKCCLVRASDNECFEVTVV; this is encoded by the exons ACCTTCATGACCACGGTTTTTCTGGACTCAGGGATGTGAAGTACCGACACTTTCTAGAAGCCTCCAGACCTATCAGACACACCACAACTGTCAGAGCAGAGCAGGACGGACATCGGACGAAGAGGTCGGCGCTGCTCACCACGGGGGTCAAGGTGTGTCCCCAGGAGACGGTGAAAACAGTCATCAGCAGCCATCGGGCCTATTACAAGCTCAGAG TTTGTCAGGAAGCGATCTGGGAAGCGTTTCGGATCTTCTTGGACAGAGTCCCAAACTCAGAGGAGTACAGAGCCTGGCTTCACACCTGCCAGCATGAAAACCTCTGCATGGATGACCTGGCCCAGAACTTCAGCAGTTCTCAAGAGCATCTGGACCTGGTGGCCATA agAGTAGCTGAGCAAGCTGAAATTGAAGG cgTTATCACTGGAACCACTGAGTCAGGAAGGGATT GCACATGGACACCAGCACCTTTTCTGCTACCAACTGAGGCTGACGTG ATCCCAGAAGACCCCAACATGATCAAAGAGAACTATGAGGAGTATATTGTTGAGTTTAGAGTCACCATCGTGGACCCGGTATTCAACAAACTGCTCAGTAACGCAGGGGCCGTGCAGTTCCAAGAGATCACACGAGAGCTCACAAACAAG atAATTCGTGTTTTTGAAAAAGTTCCAGGATTCAAAGAGATTCGTGTTCTAGGATTTCG CTCAGaggatgtgtctgtgcgttATGCCGTGGTCTTTAATGGAGAAACAGAGCTCAACGATGACCCTGAGGGTCTTGAAGAGCCTGAAACAGACGAGGATGTCAATGCTCCTAAACTGAAACACATCATTGTAAAGGCCTTCAAACAGGAACCGTCACTggacatacagacactcagcTTTGAGGCTG TAACCACAATTTATTCAGTTTCGGAGCTCGGCCTGAACCCTGTTAAGGGCGTTGTATCTAAGGACGACACCACACAGGCGCCGACAGCGGACAACATTTTCCTCCCTACTGTGGCAGTGATAGAAAACTCTTTGGAAGCTTCTTCAATCaaaccagaaacacacacctttATGCCTTTCATTCCAAACATCTTCCCAGAAAGCACTCCAGCCATCATCGATGAGACTCCATTAATGTCATCAGCAGAGGAGGAATCCACAGAAGATTCTGCTGAGGAGCCCGGTGACATAACATCAGGTACAAATCTGGAAACTATCACAGAGCAGGGAGAGGAAGCAGAGCCAGAGGTGGAGGAGATACCACCAACTGAGCCTCATGACGAAGTTGGTGAGGCTGAACCTGAGGAACAGGTGACAGACG aacCCAAACCTGCTGGTGGGGTCACCGAGGAACAACCAGAGCAACAGAATGAGGACCTTCCCTTAGCAACTCCAGACTTTCAACCAGAAGAAGTAAATACTGATACACATGTGGAGGTTAACCTGGACCTGCCAGAGTCTACAGATCCCACAGAGACATCTATCATAGACGCAGCAGTCACAATCGCTACATCGTCACCTCATGAGGATTTTGTCCAAGGCATTGAACCAGAAAAAGACGTAGAGTCTTTGGCACCCCCTGCAGAGAGCGGCGAAGCCCCCGAGGACAGAGATGATTCCAGTGGAGGTCACAGTGGAGCGACCTCGGTCTCAACAGACCTGCCTCCTGAGAACTCAAACATTCAAGAGGATGGAGTGTCAAGTCAGAACAGGACAGAGGAGGATGTGACTGAACCTCTGGAAGAAGAGAGCGGTAGTGGATTCCCCTCAGAGTCTGACGAAGGCCCGTACGAATCCACGGCGGCCCCGGCCATGAGACAAGCCAGCACCCCTCTGATGACCGCAGTGGATAAGGGCAAAGAGTTAGTGGTTTTCTTTAGCTTGAGGGTCACTAACATGATGTTTTCTGATGACCTGTTCAACAAGAGCTCCCCAGAGTATAAATCGTTGGAGAATACCTTCCTTGAGCTG CTTCTGCCATATCTGCAATCCAACTTGACTGGATTCAAGCAGCTGGAAATTCTCAACTTCAGGAATGGCAGCGTTGTAGTGAACAGCAAGATGAAACTGGACAAACCGGTACCTTACAATCTCACGGAAGCGGTTCACTGTGTGCTCGAAGACTTCTGCAGCGCGGCATCTAAACGGCTCGACATCGAGATTGACAGTCGCTCCCTGGAAGTTGAACCAG CTGACCATGCAGACCCCTGTAAGTTCCTGGCCTGCAACGAGTTTTCACGCTGCGTGGTAAACAGTTGGACCGAAGAGGCGGAGTGTCTCTGTGATCCGGGCTACAGGATCGTGGATGGCCTGCCGTGTCAGAGCACCTGCACTTTGCAGCCAGACTACTGTCTGAATGAAGGCCTGTGTGAAATAATCCCAGGGCATGGAGCCACCTGCAG ATGCCCTGCAGGTAAATACTGGCACTACCACGGCGAGCGCTGCAATGAGCTGGTGTTGATGCCATTAGACCCTACGATAATTATGACCTGCCTCGTGGGAAGTCTCTGCTTTGTTTGTGCCATCattggcattttgttttttatcaacaAGAAATGTATAAGGATCCATAAGGCTGTAGCTTTGGT GCACACCCTTGCTCCCTATGCCTTTGAGAATACTTTGAGGGTGAACCCCGTATTTGAGAATGATGATGGTGTCTTAAGTCAAGTGTCCACATTGCCATGTCCTTCAAGTTCTGCTTCTTCCCAATCCCAACAGTCTGAGCAAGAACATTTTGCCTCAGTTGAAAACATACATCTGAGTATTGAG ATCCCCAGACAACTCTACACAACCAGATCAGAAACGTTAGTCTCAGAAATCGTGGACTTCCATCACTGTATACCACACAATGAG ACGTGGCGACCGCCAAATGAATACAGAAAGTGCTGTCTGGTAAGGGCATCAGATAACGAATGTTTCGAAGTAACAGTTGTTTGA
- the impg1b gene encoding interphotoreceptor matrix proteoglycan 1 isoform X5 — MILKSGLFFTLCLFTLQASRIKDLHDHGFSGLRDVKYRHFLEASRPIRHTTTVRAEQDGHRTKRSALLTTGVKVCPQETVKTVISSHRAYYKLRVCQEAIWEAFRIFLDRVPNSEEYRAWLHTCQHENLCMDDLAQNFSSSQEHLDLVAIRVAEQAEIEGVITGTTESGRDCTWTPAPFLLPTEADVIPEDPNMIKENYEEYIVEFRVTIVDPVFNKLLSNAGAVQFQEITRELTNKIIRVFEKVPGFKEIRVLGFRSEDVSVRYAVVFNGETELNDDPEGLEEPETDEDVNAPKLKHIIVKAFKQEPSLDIQTLSFEAVTTIYSVSELGLNPVKGVVSKDDTTQAPTADNIFLPTVAVIENSLEASSIKPETHTFMPFIPNIFPESTPAIIDETPLMSSAEEESTEDSAEEPGDITSGTNLETITEQGEEAEPEVEEIPPTEPHDEVGEAEPEEQVTDEPKPAGGVTEEQPEQQNEDLPLATPDFQPEEVNTDTHVEVNLDLPESTDPTETSIIDAAVTIATSSPHEDFVQGIEPEKDVESLAPPAESGEAPEDRDDSSGGHSGATSVSTDLPPENSNIQEDGVSSQNRTEEDVTEPLEEESGSGFPSESDEGPYESTAAPAMRQASTPLMTAVDKGKELVVFFSLRVTNMMFSDDLFNKSSPEYKSLENTFLELTQHSGSRNSPKPGASSKSGPGRKTTLASIPLLPYLQSNLTGFKQLEILNFRNGSVVVNSKMKLDKPVPYNLTEAVHCVLEDFCSAASKRLDIEIDSRSLEVEPADHADPCKFLACNEFSRCVVNSWTEEAECLCDPGYRIVDGLPCQSTCTLQPDYCLNEGLCEIIPGHGATCRCPAGKYWHYHGERCNELVLMPLDPTIIMTCLVGSLCFVCAIIGILFFINKKCIRIHKAVALVSPDNSTQPDQKR; from the exons ACCTTCATGACCACGGTTTTTCTGGACTCAGGGATGTGAAGTACCGACACTTTCTAGAAGCCTCCAGACCTATCAGACACACCACAACTGTCAGAGCAGAGCAGGACGGACATCGGACGAAGAGGTCGGCGCTGCTCACCACGGGGGTCAAGGTGTGTCCCCAGGAGACGGTGAAAACAGTCATCAGCAGCCATCGGGCCTATTACAAGCTCAGAG TTTGTCAGGAAGCGATCTGGGAAGCGTTTCGGATCTTCTTGGACAGAGTCCCAAACTCAGAGGAGTACAGAGCCTGGCTTCACACCTGCCAGCATGAAAACCTCTGCATGGATGACCTGGCCCAGAACTTCAGCAGTTCTCAAGAGCATCTGGACCTGGTGGCCATA agAGTAGCTGAGCAAGCTGAAATTGAAGG cgTTATCACTGGAACCACTGAGTCAGGAAGGGATT GCACATGGACACCAGCACCTTTTCTGCTACCAACTGAGGCTGACGTG ATCCCAGAAGACCCCAACATGATCAAAGAGAACTATGAGGAGTATATTGTTGAGTTTAGAGTCACCATCGTGGACCCGGTATTCAACAAACTGCTCAGTAACGCAGGGGCCGTGCAGTTCCAAGAGATCACACGAGAGCTCACAAACAAG atAATTCGTGTTTTTGAAAAAGTTCCAGGATTCAAAGAGATTCGTGTTCTAGGATTTCG CTCAGaggatgtgtctgtgcgttATGCCGTGGTCTTTAATGGAGAAACAGAGCTCAACGATGACCCTGAGGGTCTTGAAGAGCCTGAAACAGACGAGGATGTCAATGCTCCTAAACTGAAACACATCATTGTAAAGGCCTTCAAACAGGAACCGTCACTggacatacagacactcagcTTTGAGGCTG TAACCACAATTTATTCAGTTTCGGAGCTCGGCCTGAACCCTGTTAAGGGCGTTGTATCTAAGGACGACACCACACAGGCGCCGACAGCGGACAACATTTTCCTCCCTACTGTGGCAGTGATAGAAAACTCTTTGGAAGCTTCTTCAATCaaaccagaaacacacacctttATGCCTTTCATTCCAAACATCTTCCCAGAAAGCACTCCAGCCATCATCGATGAGACTCCATTAATGTCATCAGCAGAGGAGGAATCCACAGAAGATTCTGCTGAGGAGCCCGGTGACATAACATCAGGTACAAATCTGGAAACTATCACAGAGCAGGGAGAGGAAGCAGAGCCAGAGGTGGAGGAGATACCACCAACTGAGCCTCATGACGAAGTTGGTGAGGCTGAACCTGAGGAACAGGTGACAGACG aacCCAAACCTGCTGGTGGGGTCACCGAGGAACAACCAGAGCAACAGAATGAGGACCTTCCCTTAGCAACTCCAGACTTTCAACCAGAAGAAGTAAATACTGATACACATGTGGAGGTTAACCTGGACCTGCCAGAGTCTACAGATCCCACAGAGACATCTATCATAGACGCAGCAGTCACAATCGCTACATCGTCACCTCATGAGGATTTTGTCCAAGGCATTGAACCAGAAAAAGACGTAGAGTCTTTGGCACCCCCTGCAGAGAGCGGCGAAGCCCCCGAGGACAGAGATGATTCCAGTGGAGGTCACAGTGGAGCGACCTCGGTCTCAACAGACCTGCCTCCTGAGAACTCAAACATTCAAGAGGATGGAGTGTCAAGTCAGAACAGGACAGAGGAGGATGTGACTGAACCTCTGGAAGAAGAGAGCGGTAGTGGATTCCCCTCAGAGTCTGACGAAGGCCCGTACGAATCCACGGCGGCCCCGGCCATGAGACAAGCCAGCACCCCTCTGATGACCGCAGTGGATAAGGGCAAAGAGTTAGTGGTTTTCTTTAGCTTGAGGGTCACTAACATGATGTTTTCTGATGACCTGTTCAACAAGAGCTCCCCAGAGTATAAATCGTTGGAGAATACCTTCCTTGAGCTG ACACAGCACTCTGGGTCCAGAAACTCGCCAAAACCTGGAGCTTCCAGTAAATCTGGGCCTGGGAGAAAGACGACCTTAGCCTCCATACcg CTTCTGCCATATCTGCAATCCAACTTGACTGGATTCAAGCAGCTGGAAATTCTCAACTTCAGGAATGGCAGCGTTGTAGTGAACAGCAAGATGAAACTGGACAAACCGGTACCTTACAATCTCACGGAAGCGGTTCACTGTGTGCTCGAAGACTTCTGCAGCGCGGCATCTAAACGGCTCGACATCGAGATTGACAGTCGCTCCCTGGAAGTTGAACCAG CTGACCATGCAGACCCCTGTAAGTTCCTGGCCTGCAACGAGTTTTCACGCTGCGTGGTAAACAGTTGGACCGAAGAGGCGGAGTGTCTCTGTGATCCGGGCTACAGGATCGTGGATGGCCTGCCGTGTCAGAGCACCTGCACTTTGCAGCCAGACTACTGTCTGAATGAAGGCCTGTGTGAAATAATCCCAGGGCATGGAGCCACCTGCAG ATGCCCTGCAGGTAAATACTGGCACTACCACGGCGAGCGCTGCAATGAGCTGGTGTTGATGCCATTAGACCCTACGATAATTATGACCTGCCTCGTGGGAAGTCTCTGCTTTGTTTGTGCCATCattggcattttgttttttatcaacaAGAAATGTATAAGGATCCATAAGGCTGTAGCTTTGGT ATCCCCAGACAACTCTACACAACCAGATCAGAAACGTTAG